One window of Sinorhizobium fredii NGR234 genomic DNA carries:
- a CDS encoding M48 family metalloprotease, translated as MARQTVTKGWFPTRRGGIAARAVVALSSLSLLSACQSIIEQTYEPAVSPSSNPQIVEEVQKNDPRAQLGAREHPRIVASYGGEYKDARTERLVARITGALTAVSENPQQSYRITILNSPAINAFALPGGYLYVTRGLLALANDASEVAAVLSHEMAHVTANHGIQRQQREEAEVIASRVVSEVLSSNLAGKQALARGKLRLAAFSRNQELQADVIGVRMLGEAGYDPYAAARFLDSMAAYSRFTAVDPEADQSLDFLSSHPNAPQRVELARRHARAFGPEGTSGDRGRDYYLAGIDGLLYGDSPQEGYVRGQTFLHGQLGIRFDVPQGFQIDNKAEAVLATGPGEVAIRFDGVADNGRRSLTDYIASGWVTGLQPDTIRPVAVNGLEAATARASADRWDFDVTVIRIGERIYRFLTAVPKGSTALEATATQLRSSFRRMSPTEVQALKPLRIRVVTVRPGDTSATLAARMMGTDRKLDLFRLINAMQVTSTVKPGDKVKIISE; from the coding sequence ATGGCAAGGCAGACAGTCACGAAAGGCTGGTTTCCGACGCGGCGGGGCGGCATCGCGGCGCGCGCTGTGGTTGCGCTGTCTTCGTTGAGTCTTCTGTCCGCCTGCCAGTCGATCATCGAGCAGACCTACGAGCCCGCCGTCTCGCCCTCGTCCAATCCGCAGATCGTCGAGGAGGTGCAGAAGAACGATCCGCGCGCCCAGCTCGGCGCGCGCGAGCATCCGCGCATCGTCGCGAGCTACGGCGGCGAGTACAAGGACGCCAGGACGGAACGGCTCGTTGCCCGCATCACCGGCGCGCTGACGGCGGTCTCGGAAAACCCGCAGCAGTCCTACCGCATCACCATCCTGAATTCCCCGGCGATCAACGCCTTTGCGCTGCCGGGCGGCTATCTCTACGTCACGCGCGGCCTGCTGGCGCTGGCCAACGACGCCTCGGAAGTGGCCGCCGTGCTGTCGCACGAAATGGCGCATGTCACCGCCAATCACGGCATCCAGCGCCAACAGCGCGAGGAAGCCGAGGTGATCGCCAGCCGCGTGGTCTCCGAAGTGCTGTCGTCCAACCTTGCCGGCAAGCAGGCGCTCGCCCGCGGCAAGCTGCGACTGGCCGCCTTTTCGCGCAACCAGGAACTGCAGGCCGACGTCATCGGCGTCCGAATGCTCGGCGAAGCCGGCTACGATCCCTATGCCGCCGCACGCTTCCTGGATTCGATGGCTGCCTATAGCCGCTTTACGGCGGTCGATCCCGAAGCGGACCAGAGTCTCGACTTCCTGTCGAGCCACCCGAACGCGCCGCAGCGCGTCGAGCTGGCGCGCCGCCACGCCCGCGCCTTCGGTCCGGAAGGAACGAGCGGCGACCGCGGCCGTGACTATTATCTCGCCGGCATCGACGGGCTGCTCTATGGCGACAGCCCGCAGGAAGGCTATGTCCGCGGGCAGACCTTCCTGCACGGCCAGCTCGGCATACGCTTCGACGTGCCTCAAGGCTTCCAGATCGACAACAAGGCCGAAGCCGTGCTCGCCACGGGCCCGGGTGAAGTCGCCATCCGCTTCGACGGTGTCGCCGACAATGGCCGCCGCAGCCTGACCGACTACATCGCCAGCGGCTGGGTGACCGGCCTGCAGCCGGACACAATTCGGCCGGTTGCCGTCAACGGCCTCGAAGCCGCGACGGCGCGGGCCTCTGCCGATCGCTGGGATTTCGATGTCACCGTCATCCGCATCGGCGAGCGCATCTACCGATTCCTGACCGCCGTTCCGAAGGGTTCGACAGCGCTCGAAGCGACGGCCACCCAGCTGCGCAGTTCCTTCCGCCGCATGTCGCCGACCGAGGTCCAGGCCTTGAAGCCGCTGCGCATCCGCGTGGTCACGGTGCGGCCGGGCGACACCAGCGCCACCCTGGCGGCACGCATGATGGGAACGGACCGCAAGCTTGACCTCTTCCGGCTCATCAACGCGATGCAGGTCACCTCCACCGTCAAGCCGGGCGACAAGGTGAAGATCATCTCCGAATAG
- the ampC gene encoding class C beta-lactamase yields MRYIRLRKLGVFAAVCLFIGHGTEALASDSRGHFESVVDEAIRPLMKEYDVPGMAVAVTIEGKRYVFNYGVASKESGRKVGDETLFEIGSISKTFTATLAAYAEARETLSLSDKASQHLPALVGSSFDRISLLELATYTAGGLPLQFPASVTDQETMVAYFKGWQPGYAAGTHRLYSNPSIGLFGYLAAKSMGEPFDELMEKTLFPELGLTRTHISVPEERMGDYAHGYSKAGKPVRVSPGVLDSEAYGVKTTASDLIGFVEANMDGAELEDTLQRAIAATHTGYFKVGDMTQGLGWEMYPYPVDLKQLLEGNSPEVSFKPNRVTRLDPPLPPRDDVLINKTGSTSGFGAYAAFVPAEKIGVVILANRNYPIPARVKAAHQILAELQRAP; encoded by the coding sequence ATGAGATATATTCGCCTTCGGAAGCTTGGAGTTTTCGCAGCCGTCTGCCTTTTCATCGGCCATGGCACAGAGGCGCTCGCCAGCGATAGCCGAGGACATTTCGAAAGCGTCGTTGACGAGGCGATCCGCCCGCTCATGAAGGAATACGACGTCCCCGGCATGGCTGTCGCTGTCACGATCGAGGGGAAAAGATACGTCTTCAACTATGGCGTCGCCTCGAAGGAGAGCGGCCGGAAGGTCGGCGATGAGACGCTTTTCGAGATCGGATCGATCAGCAAGACCTTCACGGCGACGCTCGCAGCCTATGCTGAAGCGCGTGAAACCCTGTCTCTTTCCGACAAGGCCAGCCAGCATCTTCCCGCACTTGTCGGGAGCAGTTTCGACAGGATCAGCCTTCTCGAACTCGCAACCTATACGGCCGGCGGCCTGCCCTTGCAGTTTCCGGCTTCGGTCACCGATCAGGAAACGATGGTCGCCTATTTCAAGGGCTGGCAGCCAGGCTACGCCGCGGGCACCCATCGGCTCTATTCGAACCCCAGCATCGGCCTGTTCGGCTACCTCGCCGCCAAGAGCATGGGGGAGCCGTTCGACGAGCTGATGGAGAAGACGCTGTTCCCGGAACTTGGCCTGACACGGACCCATATCAGCGTTCCCGAAGAACGCATGGGCGACTACGCCCATGGCTACTCGAAAGCCGGCAAACCGGTCCGGGTGAGTCCCGGCGTCCTCGACTCGGAGGCCTATGGCGTGAAGACGACCGCGTCCGATTTGATCGGGTTTGTCGAAGCAAACATGGACGGCGCGGAGTTGGAGGACACGCTCCAACGCGCCATCGCCGCAACGCATACGGGCTACTTCAAGGTCGGCGACATGACGCAGGGGCTCGGCTGGGAGATGTATCCCTATCCGGTCGATCTCAAACAATTGCTGGAGGGAAATTCGCCCGAGGTGAGCTTCAAGCCGAACAGGGTGACAAGACTTGATCCGCCGCTGCCGCCCCGGGACGATGTGCTGATCAATAAGACCGGCTCGACGAGCGGGTTCGGGGCCTACGCCGCTTTTGTTCCGGCCGAGAAGATTGGCGTCGTCATCCTCGCCAACCGGAACTATCCCATCCCGGCCCGCGTAAAGGCCGCCCACCAGATCCTGGCCGAGCTGCAACGCGCCCCGTAA
- a CDS encoding RNA polymerase factor sigma-32, producing the protein MKTLTADRRLIKIAMDAPYLERDEEHALAEAWRNDHDQEARNKIAMSHMRLVIAMAAKFRSFGLPMGDLVQEGHIGLLEAAARFEPSREVRFSTYATWWIRASMQDFVLRNWSIVRGGTSSAQKALFFNLRRLRARLAQGDRQLTSLAMHQEIAAALGVSLADVQTMDARLSGNDASLQAPVGHGDSDGGARLDFLPSDAPLPDEQVSDMIDGERARRWLQVALTQLTEREMKIIRARRLSEDGATLEELGLALGISKERVRQIETRALEKLRTALASRAPALTAAMH; encoded by the coding sequence ATGAAGACCCTCACAGCAGACAGGCGTTTGATCAAGATCGCAATGGATGCCCCCTATCTCGAGCGCGACGAGGAGCATGCGCTGGCCGAGGCCTGGCGGAACGACCACGACCAGGAAGCCCGCAACAAGATCGCCATGTCGCATATGCGGCTGGTGATCGCCATGGCGGCCAAGTTCCGCAGCTTCGGCCTGCCGATGGGCGATCTCGTCCAGGAGGGTCATATCGGGCTGCTGGAAGCGGCGGCACGTTTCGAGCCGAGCCGCGAGGTCCGTTTCTCGACCTATGCGACGTGGTGGATCCGTGCATCGATGCAGGACTTCGTGCTGCGCAACTGGTCGATCGTGCGGGGCGGTACGAGTTCGGCCCAAAAGGCGCTGTTCTTCAATTTGCGCCGGTTGCGGGCGCGGCTCGCCCAGGGCGACCGGCAGCTTACATCGCTTGCCATGCATCAGGAAATCGCCGCCGCTCTCGGCGTCAGCCTCGCCGATGTGCAGACGATGGATGCCCGCCTTTCCGGCAACGATGCGTCGTTGCAGGCGCCGGTCGGCCACGGCGATTCCGACGGCGGTGCGCGCCTCGATTTTCTGCCGAGCGATGCGCCGCTTCCCGACGAGCAGGTGAGCGACATGATCGACGGCGAGCGGGCGCGCCGCTGGCTGCAGGTCGCCCTGACGCAGCTCACCGAGCGGGAGATGAAGATCATACGGGCGCGCCGCCTGTCGGAGGACGGCGCCACCCTCGAGGAGCTCGGCCTGGCGCTGGGCATCTCGAAGGAACGGGTTCGGCAGATCGAAACGCGGGCGCTCGAGAAGCTCAGAACGGCACTGGCGTCGAGGGCGCCGGCATTGACCGCCGCCATGCATTGA